A single genomic interval of Ramlibacter sp. harbors:
- a CDS encoding HAMP domain-containing protein, producing the protein MALIGVMLIFLLTLATNNRELYERNYGRLLVINVIVAAVLLVVILWVVARLLLRLRRGKFGSRLLVKLAAIFALVGFAPGVLIYVVSYQFVSRSIESWFDVKVEGALDAGLSLGRATLDTLANELANKTRAATSQLTDVPDAAAGVVLERLRDQFGATDVVLWTHTGQLIASAGQSRFIINPERPPPQQLRNARAQRAVAVIEGLDDPGLSSVANARIKALAVVAPTSLGLLEEPRFLQVTQSLPPTLVANAIAVQEANREYQERALARGGLRRMYIGTLTLSLFLAVFGAVLIAVLLGNQLARPLLVLAAGVREVAAGDLSPKLALQGKDELGGLTRSFADMTQQLADARAAVDKSMNQVSAARANLQTILDNLTAGVIVLDARGVIQTANPGATRILRLPLAAYEGAALASVPGLEAFAASVQKQFEEYLRERQEHGLDHWQQSFELGGEPTGGQPANVITLVARGAEMPSSATGKSAWLLVFDDISEIVSAQRAQAWGEVARRLAHEIKNPLTPIQLSAERLEMKLTGKVAEPEQAMLTKSVKTIVDQVDAMKRLVNEFRDYARLPAAELKPVDLNALVADVLNLYQDENGQAGTVPVLLELDPACPKVLGDAQQLRQVIHNLLQNAQDATEGCAVREVTLKTRWNDTTRRVRLLVQDSGTGFPEHILKRAFEPYVTTKAKGTGLGLAVVKKIADEHGARIDLSNRVLDGAIQGAQVSLSFAVAA; encoded by the coding sequence ATGGCGCTGATCGGCGTGATGCTGATCTTCCTGCTCACCCTGGCCACCAACAACCGCGAGCTCTACGAGCGCAACTACGGGCGGCTGCTGGTCATCAACGTGATCGTGGCGGCCGTGCTGCTGGTGGTCATCCTCTGGGTCGTGGCGCGCCTGCTGCTGCGGCTGCGCCGCGGCAAGTTCGGCAGCCGGCTGCTGGTCAAGCTCGCGGCCATCTTTGCGCTGGTGGGCTTTGCGCCGGGGGTGCTGATCTACGTGGTCTCTTACCAGTTCGTCTCGCGCTCGATCGAGAGCTGGTTTGACGTCAAGGTCGAAGGCGCGCTGGACGCCGGCCTGAGCCTGGGCCGCGCCACGCTCGACACCCTGGCCAACGAGCTGGCCAACAAGACCCGCGCCGCGACCAGCCAGCTCACCGATGTGCCCGACGCCGCGGCCGGCGTGGTGCTGGAGCGCCTGCGCGACCAGTTTGGCGCCACCGATGTGGTGCTGTGGACCCACACCGGCCAGCTGATCGCCAGCGCCGGCCAGTCGCGCTTCATCATCAACCCCGAACGCCCGCCACCCCAGCAGCTGCGCAACGCCCGCGCCCAGCGCGCCGTGGCGGTCATCGAAGGCCTGGACGACCCGGGCCTGAGCTCGGTCGCCAATGCCCGCATCAAGGCGCTGGCCGTGGTGGCGCCCACCAGCCTGGGCCTGCTCGAGGAGCCGCGCTTCCTGCAGGTCACGCAAAGCCTGCCGCCCACGCTGGTGGCCAATGCCATTGCCGTGCAGGAGGCCAACCGCGAGTACCAGGAGCGGGCGCTGGCCCGCGGCGGCTTGCGCCGCATGTACATCGGCACGCTCACGCTCAGCCTGTTCCTGGCCGTGTTTGGCGCCGTGCTGATCGCCGTGCTGCTGGGCAACCAGCTGGCGCGCCCGCTGCTGGTGCTGGCCGCCGGCGTGCGCGAGGTGGCCGCGGGCGACCTCAGCCCCAAGCTGGCGCTGCAGGGCAAGGACGAGCTGGGCGGGCTCACCCGCTCGTTTGCCGACATGACCCAGCAGCTGGCCGATGCCCGCGCCGCGGTGGACAAGAGCATGAACCAGGTCAGCGCCGCGCGTGCCAACCTGCAGACCATCCTGGACAACCTCACCGCCGGCGTCATCGTGCTCGATGCGCGAGGCGTGATCCAGACGGCCAACCCCGGCGCCACCCGCATCCTGCGGCTGCCGCTGGCGGCTTACGAAGGCGCGGCCCTGGCCAGCGTGCCGGGGCTGGAGGCCTTTGCCGCCAGCGTGCAAAAGCAGTTCGAGGAATACCTGCGCGAGCGCCAGGAACACGGGCTGGACCACTGGCAGCAGTCGTTTGAGCTGGGCGGCGAGCCCACGGGCGGCCAGCCCGCCAACGTCATCACCCTGGTGGCCCGCGGCGCCGAGATGCCGTCGTCGGCCACCGGCAAGTCGGCCTGGCTGCTGGTGTTTGACGACATTTCAGAAATCGTCTCGGCCCAGCGCGCCCAGGCCTGGGGCGAGGTGGCGCGCCGCCTGGCCCATGAGATCAAGAACCCGCTCACGCCCATCCAGCTGTCGGCCGAGCGGCTGGAAATGAAGCTCACCGGCAAGGTGGCCGAACCCGAGCAGGCCATGCTGACCAAATCGGTCAAGACCATCGTCGACCAGGTTGACGCCATGAAGCGGCTGGTCAATGAATTCCGCGACTACGCGCGCCTGCCCGCGGCCGAGCTCAAGCCGGTGGACCTCAACGCCCTGGTGGCCGACGTGCTCAACCTGTACCAGGACGAAAACGGCCAGGCCGGCACCGTGCCCGTGCTGCTGGAACTGGACCCTGCCTGCCCCAAGGTACTGGGCGATGCGCAGCAGCTGCGCCAGGTCATCCACAACCTGCTGCAGAACGCGCAGGACGCCACCGAGGGCTGCGCCGTGCGTGAGGTCACGCTCAAGACCCGCTGGAACGACACCACGCGCCGGGTGCGCCTGCTGGTGCAGG
- a CDS encoding DUF4390 domain-containing protein gives MRLERTEDGVFLSASVKFELPAVVQDALLKGISMYFVAEAEVFRDRWYWYDKKLSTTVRHMRLSYQPLTRRWRLHVAPGAISNSGLGVTLGQNFDSLEEALAVIQRVSRWKIADAADIEPESRHNVDFRFRLDVSQLPRPFQIGAVGQPDWRIAASRNQRLTVESVP, from the coding sequence ATGCGGCTGGAGCGCACCGAAGACGGCGTGTTTCTCTCGGCCAGCGTCAAGTTCGAGCTGCCCGCGGTGGTGCAGGACGCGCTGCTCAAGGGCATCTCGATGTACTTCGTGGCCGAGGCCGAGGTCTTCCGCGACCGCTGGTACTGGTACGACAAGAAGCTGTCCACCACCGTGCGGCACATGCGCCTGTCGTACCAGCCGCTCACCCGCCGCTGGCGGCTGCATGTGGCGCCCGGCGCCATCAGCAACTCGGGCCTGGGGGTCACGCTGGGCCAGAACTTCGACTCGCTCGAAGAGGCGCTGGCCGTGATCCAGCGGGTCTCGCGCTGGAAGATCGCCGACGCGGCCGACATCGAACCCGAGTCGCGCCACAACGTCGACTTCCGGTTCCGGCTGGATGTGTCGCAGCTGCCGCGGCCGTTCCAGATCGGCGCCGTGGGCCAGCCCGACTGGCGCATTGCCGCCAGCCGCAACCAGCGGCTCACGGTCGAGAGCGTGCCGTGA
- the rsmB gene encoding 16S rRNA (cytosine(967)-C(5))-methyltransferase RsmB — MRMNAAPIPLWRQLQATAGVLAAVRAGQSGTAALAAVDAGLRPGVQALAFQVLRQLGRADALRRQLARRAPPPAADALLGTALALAWDAAQAPYEVFTLVNQTVEAAKQGVGTRAQAGFINACLRRFLRERDALVAATDPDPVAQWNHPRWWIDRVRKDHPTQWQAILRANNTPAPMTLRVNQRKVAGVQYQRSLAAMNLVAERAGEQGLVLARARPVQELPGFADGFFSVQDAAAQQAAPLLLGGLQAGARPRILDACAAPGGKTAHLLELADADVTALDIDPARCERIHDTLQRLGLQARVLAADAARPADWWDGELFDAILLDAPCTASGIVRRHPDVRWLRRESDVAQLAAIQARLLKTLWPLLKPGGRLLYCTCSVFREEGDVQIQTFVAHNTEALLLPSPGHLMPQTGANANSVPDNLQSDHDGFFYALLEKRMPPRQAQPGS, encoded by the coding sequence ATGCGCATGAACGCCGCGCCCATTCCGCTGTGGCGGCAACTCCAGGCCACGGCCGGCGTGCTGGCGGCCGTGCGCGCGGGCCAGTCGGGCACGGCCGCGCTGGCGGCGGTGGACGCGGGCCTGCGCCCCGGGGTGCAGGCCCTGGCCTTCCAGGTGCTGCGCCAGCTGGGCCGGGCCGACGCGCTGCGCCGCCAGCTGGCCCGGCGCGCGCCGCCGCCCGCGGCCGATGCGCTGCTGGGCACGGCGCTGGCACTGGCCTGGGACGCGGCGCAGGCCCCCTACGAGGTGTTCACCCTGGTCAACCAGACGGTGGAGGCCGCCAAGCAGGGCGTGGGCACCCGGGCCCAGGCGGGCTTCATCAATGCCTGCCTGCGGCGCTTCCTGCGCGAGCGTGACGCCCTGGTGGCCGCCACCGACCCGGACCCCGTGGCCCAGTGGAACCACCCGCGCTGGTGGATCGACCGTGTGCGCAAGGACCACCCCACGCAGTGGCAGGCCATTTTGCGGGCCAACAACACGCCCGCGCCCATGACACTGCGTGTTAATCAGCGAAAAGTGGCTGGAGTCCAATACCAGCGGTCACTGGCAGCTATGAATTTAGTAGCAGAGCGGGCCGGTGAGCAGGGCCTGGTGCTGGCGCGTGCGCGGCCGGTCCAGGAGTTGCCGGGTTTTGCGGACGGCTTTTTCTCGGTGCAGGATGCGGCGGCCCAGCAGGCTGCGCCCCTGCTGCTGGGCGGGCTGCAGGCCGGCGCGCGCCCGCGCATCCTCGACGCCTGCGCCGCGCCGGGCGGCAAGACCGCGCACCTGCTGGAGCTGGCCGATGCCGATGTGACCGCGCTGGACATCGACCCCGCGCGCTGCGAGCGCATCCATGACACCCTGCAGCGCCTGGGCCTGCAGGCCCGCGTGCTGGCGGCCGATGCCGCCCGGCCCGCGGACTGGTGGGACGGCGAGCTGTTTGACGCCATCCTGCTGGACGCGCCCTGCACTGCCTCGGGCATCGTGCGGCGCCATCCCGACGTGCGCTGGCTGCGCCGCGAGAGCGATGTGGCGCAGCTCGCCGCCATCCAGGCGCGGCTGCTCAAGACGCTGTGGCCGCTGCTCAAACCCGGGGGCCGCCTGCTGTACTGCACCTGCTCGGTGTTCCGCGAGGAGGGCGATGTGCAGATTCAAACGTTTGTTGCACACAACACCGAGGCCTTATTGCTGCCATCGCCCGGCCATTTAATGCCCCAAACCGGGGCAAACGCCAACTCCGTCCCGGACAATCTGCAGAGTGACCACGACGGCTTTTTTTACGCACTGCTGGAAAAACGCATGCCGCCTCGTCAGGCTCAGCCAGGGTCTTGA
- a CDS encoding FAD-dependent oxidoreductase, with protein MQRRTLLSSAAALGLLGLGACAARPPAARARVVVIGGGYGGATAAKYVRLLSDYRMDVTLVEPDPAFVSCPMSNLVLGGSKGMADITTPYTGLSRHHGVNVVRDRASAVDTVRRRVTLDGGAVLPYDKLVVSPGVELQYAKVAGLPQAQAAGRILQAWSAGPETAALRRQLEAMPDGGVFAITIPEAPYRCPPGPYERACQVAWYFKQAKPRSKVLVLDANPDITSKGALFRRAWAELYPGMVEYRPQHNAVAVDAATGVMGFDVQDDVRADVINALPPMRAGLIAVQAGLNNMADQRWCGVDYQTFESTAAPDVHVLGDAIQVAPAMPKSGHMANSQGKVAAAAIVARLSGWEVNPAPMLSNTCYSFVDDQRAVHVASVHAYDAAQKTFLPVHDAGGLSAAPSELEGVYAMDWARNIWADTLG; from the coding sequence ATGCAAAGACGCACCCTGTTGTCATCCGCCGCTGCCCTGGGTCTGCTCGGGCTGGGCGCCTGCGCCGCCCGCCCGCCCGCCGCGCGGGCCCGGGTGGTGGTCATTGGCGGCGGCTATGGCGGCGCCACGGCCGCCAAGTACGTGCGCCTGCTGTCCGACTACCGCATGGACGTGACCCTGGTCGAGCCCGACCCGGCCTTTGTCTCCTGCCCGATGTCCAACCTCGTGCTGGGTGGCAGCAAGGGCATGGCCGACATCACCACGCCCTACACCGGACTCAGCCGGCACCACGGCGTGAACGTGGTCCGCGACCGGGCGAGCGCGGTGGACACGGTGCGGCGCCGGGTCACGCTGGACGGCGGCGCGGTCCTTCCCTATGACAAGCTGGTGGTGTCGCCCGGCGTCGAACTGCAATACGCCAAGGTGGCCGGCCTGCCGCAGGCGCAGGCGGCGGGCCGCATCCTGCAGGCCTGGAGCGCGGGCCCCGAAACGGCTGCGCTGCGCCGCCAGCTCGAGGCCATGCCCGATGGTGGCGTGTTCGCCATCACCATCCCCGAGGCGCCTTACCGCTGCCCGCCCGGCCCCTACGAACGGGCCTGCCAGGTGGCGTGGTACTTCAAGCAGGCCAAGCCGCGCAGCAAGGTGCTGGTCCTGGACGCCAACCCCGACATCACCTCCAAGGGGGCCTTGTTCCGCCGGGCCTGGGCCGAGCTGTACCCGGGCATGGTCGAATACCGCCCCCAGCACAACGCCGTGGCCGTGGATGCCGCCACGGGCGTGATGGGTTTTGACGTGCAGGACGACGTGCGCGCCGACGTGATCAATGCGCTGCCGCCCATGCGCGCCGGCCTGATCGCGGTGCAGGCCGGGCTCAACAACATGGCCGACCAGCGCTGGTGCGGCGTGGACTACCAGACCTTCGAGTCCACCGCCGCGCCCGACGTGCATGTGCTGGGCGACGCCATCCAGGTGGCGCCAGCCATGCCCAAGAGCGGCCACATGGCCAACAGCCAGGGCAAGGTGGCCGCCGCCGCCATCGTGGCCCGGCTGTCGGGCTGGGAGGTGAACCCGGCCCCCATGCTCAGCAACACCTGCTACAGCTTTGTCGATGACCAGCGCGCGGTGCACGTGGCCAGCGTGCATGCCTACGACGCCGCGCAAAAGACCTTCCTGCCCGTGCACGATGCCGGGGGCCTGAGCGCGGCGCCCAGTGAACTCGAAGGCGTGTACGCCATGGACTGGGCGCGCAACATCTGGGCCGACACCCTGGGCTGA
- a CDS encoding cytochrome C, with the protein MEPVSPNIWRLLAAHLLVLAGGFAGPAAAQTAAELQLRGLAATCAACHGTQGRVAEGSRLPGLAGLPAEVMVQQLRAFRDGTRPATVMHQLSKGYSDAQITQIAGYFARQPAR; encoded by the coding sequence ATGGAACCTGTTTCCCCAAACATCTGGCGCCTGCTGGCCGCGCACCTGCTGGTGCTGGCCGGTGGCTTCGCGGGCCCGGCTGCGGCGCAAACGGCCGCCGAGTTGCAGCTTCGCGGCCTGGCGGCCACCTGCGCCGCCTGCCATGGCACGCAGGGGAGGGTGGCCGAAGGCTCCCGCCTGCCCGGCCTCGCGGGGCTGCCGGCCGAGGTGATGGTCCAGCAGCTGCGGGCGTTCCGCGACGGCACCCGGCCGGCCACCGTGATGCACCAGCTCAGCAAGGGCTACAGCGATGCGCAGATCACGCAGATCGCCGGCTACTTTGCCCGCCAGCCCGCGCGCTGA
- a CDS encoding LemA family protein encodes MTVSLVLWCGAALLLFWSVGAYNRLVRLRAEANAAFAVLDEHWTRQIELVHASLPDTMRPSQLTQPGDLMDDLTQLWAGLRGAASQFAASLAALRPHPLDAGAGAALAAAQDVLVMAWQRVEAEAHDLAGAPVPETVTARWQALMHETAKAQARFNDAVTRYNFAIAQFPAVLLAWLFSFKPASTL; translated from the coding sequence ATGACGGTGTCCCTGGTGCTGTGGTGCGGCGCTGCGCTCCTGCTGTTCTGGTCGGTGGGTGCCTACAACCGGCTGGTGCGCCTGCGCGCCGAAGCCAATGCCGCCTTTGCCGTGCTGGACGAGCACTGGACCCGCCAGATCGAGCTGGTGCATGCCAGCCTGCCCGACACCATGCGGCCGTCGCAGCTCACCCAGCCCGGCGACCTGATGGACGACCTGACCCAGCTGTGGGCCGGCCTGCGCGGCGCCGCCAGCCAGTTTGCCGCGTCGCTCGCGGCCTTGCGGCCGCACCCGCTGGACGCGGGCGCGGGCGCGGCCCTGGCCGCCGCCCAGGACGTGCTCGTCATGGCCTGGCAACGGGTTGAGGCCGAGGCCCACGACCTGGCGGGCGCCCCCGTGCCCGAGACCGTGACCGCGCGCTGGCAGGCCCTGATGCATGAAACCGCCAAGGCCCAGGCCCGCTTCAATGACGCCGTGACGCGCTACAACTTCGCCATTGCCCAGTTCCCGGCCGTGCTGCTGGCCTGGCTGTTCAGCTTCAAACCGGCCAGCACGCTGTGA
- the rpoC gene encoding DNA-directed RNA polymerase subunit beta', with amino-acid sequence MKSLLDLFKQFTPDEHFDAIRIGMASPEKIRSWSFGEVKKPETINYRTFKPERDGLFCAKIFGPIKDYECLCGKYKRLKHRGVICEKCGVEVTQTKVRRERMGHIDLAAPCAHIWFLKSLPSRLGLVLDMTLRDIERVLYFEAYVVTDPGMTPLKKFGIMSEDDYDAKRKEYGDEFIAKMGAEGIKDLLEGIDIDDSIEKLRGDLTGSEVKVKKNAKRLKVLEAFKKSGIKPQWMVMDVLPVLPPDLRPLVPLDGGRFATSDLNDLYRRVINRNSRLRRLLELKAPEIIARNEKRMLQEAVDSLLDNGRRGKAMTGANKRALKSLADMIKGKSGRFRQNLLGKRVDYSGRSVITVGPTLKLHQCGLPKLMALELFKPFIFSRLEAMGIATTIKAAKKEVESGTPVVWDILEEVIKEHPVMLNRAPTLHRLGIQAFEPILIEGKAIQLHPLVCAAFNADFDGDQMAVHVPLSVEAQMEARTLMLASNNILFPASGEPSIVPSQDVVLGLYYATRDRINGKGEGLIFSDIGEVQRAFDAGEVDLTARVTVRLTEWSKDKETGEFTPSTKLVETTAGRALLSEILPKGLPFSNINKALKKKEISKLINVSFRKCGLKETVVFADKLLQNGFRLATKAGISICIDDMLVPPQKAEIIGRAEKEVKEIQQQYVSGLVTSGERYNKVVDIWGKAGDEVSKVMMAQLAKEKTIDRHGKEVDQESFNSIYMMADSGARGSAAQIRQLAGMRGLMAKPDGSIIETPITANFREGLNVLQYFISTHGARKGLADTALKTANSGYLTRRLVDVTQDLVVIEQDCNTHDGSMMRAIVEGGEVIESLRDRILGRTAADDVLHPETRAVLVKAGDMLDEDLIEELETVGVDEVKVRTALTCATRFGICAKCYGRDLGRGGLINIGEAVGVIAAQSIGEPGTQLTMRTFHIGGAASRAAIASSVEAKSNGVIGFNATMRYVTNSKGELVVIARSGEIVIHDEHGRERERHKVPYGATLTVKADQQVKAGHVLANWDPLTRPIITEFAGQTKFENVEEGMTVAKQVDEVTGLSTLVVIDPKRRGAAKVIRPQVKLIDATGNEVKIPGTDHSVTIGFQVGALIQVRDGQDVGPGEVLARIPIEGQKTRDITGGLPRVAELFEARSPKDKGLLAEMTGTVSFGKETKGKIRLQITDPEGKVWEDLVPKEKNILVHEGQVVNKGESVVDGPADPQDILRLLGSEELARYIVDEVQDVYRLQGVKINDKHIEVIVRQMLRRVVVENPGESGYIGGEQVERSEMLDTNDALRKDDKLPATFSNLLLGITKASLSTDSFISAASFQETTRVLTEAAIMGKRDELRGLKENVIVGRLIPAGTGLAYHQARKVKDAMDEAERRAIAEAEAADLATATEAAPAEGGEAPAAD; translated from the coding sequence ATGAAATCACTACTCGACCTGTTCAAGCAATTCACACCCGACGAGCATTTCGATGCGATCCGCATCGGCATGGCGTCGCCCGAAAAGATCCGCTCGTGGTCCTTCGGCGAGGTGAAGAAGCCCGAGACCATCAACTACCGCACCTTCAAGCCCGAGCGCGACGGCCTGTTCTGCGCCAAGATCTTCGGGCCCATCAAGGACTACGAATGCCTGTGCGGCAAGTACAAGCGCCTGAAGCACCGCGGCGTGATCTGCGAGAAGTGCGGCGTTGAAGTCACGCAGACCAAGGTGCGCCGCGAGCGCATGGGCCACATCGACCTGGCCGCGCCCTGCGCCCACATCTGGTTCCTGAAGTCCCTGCCGTCGCGCCTGGGCCTGGTGCTGGACATGACGCTGCGCGACATCGAGCGCGTGCTGTACTTTGAAGCCTACGTGGTGACCGACCCCGGCATGACCCCGCTGAAGAAATTCGGCATCATGTCCGAGGACGACTACGACGCCAAGCGCAAGGAATACGGCGACGAATTCATCGCCAAGATGGGCGCCGAAGGCATCAAGGACCTGCTCGAAGGCATCGACATCGACGACTCGATCGAGAAGCTGCGCGGCGACCTGACCGGCTCCGAAGTCAAGGTCAAGAAGAACGCCAAGCGCCTGAAGGTGCTTGAAGCTTTCAAGAAGTCCGGCATCAAGCCCCAGTGGATGGTGATGGACGTGCTGCCCGTGCTGCCGCCGGACCTGCGTCCGCTGGTGCCGCTGGACGGCGGCCGCTTCGCGACCTCGGACCTGAACGACCTGTACCGCCGCGTCATCAACCGCAACAGCCGCCTGCGCCGCCTGCTGGAGCTCAAGGCACCCGAGATCATTGCGCGCAACGAAAAGCGCATGCTCCAGGAAGCCGTGGACAGCCTGCTGGACAACGGCCGCCGTGGCAAGGCCATGACGGGCGCCAACAAGCGCGCCCTGAAGTCGCTGGCCGACATGATCAAGGGCAAGAGCGGCCGCTTCCGCCAGAACTTGCTGGGCAAGCGGGTGGACTACTCCGGCCGTTCGGTGATCACCGTGGGCCCGACGCTCAAGCTGCACCAGTGCGGCCTACCCAAGCTGATGGCCCTGGAGCTGTTCAAGCCCTTCATCTTCTCGCGCCTGGAAGCCATGGGCATCGCGACCACGATCAAGGCCGCGAAGAAGGAAGTCGAATCCGGCACCCCGGTGGTCTGGGACATCCTGGAAGAGGTCATCAAGGAACACCCGGTCATGCTGAACCGGGCGCCCACGCTGCACCGCCTGGGCATCCAGGCCTTCGAGCCCATCCTGATCGAAGGCAAGGCCATCCAGCTGCACCCGCTGGTCTGCGCCGCCTTCAACGCCGACTTCGACGGCGACCAGATGGCCGTGCACGTGCCGCTGTCGGTGGAAGCGCAGATGGAAGCCCGCACGCTGATGCTGGCTTCCAACAACATCCTGTTCCCCGCCTCCGGCGAGCCGTCGATCGTGCCGTCGCAGGACGTGGTGCTGGGTCTGTACTACGCGACGCGTGACCGCATCAACGGCAAGGGCGAAGGGCTGATCTTCTCGGACATCGGTGAAGTCCAGCGCGCCTTCGACGCCGGCGAGGTCGACCTGACGGCCCGCGTCACGGTGCGCCTGACCGAATGGTCCAAGGACAAGGAGACGGGCGAGTTCACGCCGTCGACCAAGCTGGTCGAGACCACGGCCGGCCGCGCGCTGCTGTCCGAGATCCTGCCCAAGGGCCTGCCCTTCAGCAACATCAACAAGGCGCTGAAGAAGAAGGAAATCTCCAAGCTCATCAACGTCTCGTTCCGCAAGTGCGGCCTCAAGGAGACCGTGGTCTTCGCTGACAAGCTGCTGCAGAACGGCTTCCGCCTGGCGACCAAGGCCGGCATCTCGATCTGCATCGACGACATGCTGGTGCCGCCGCAAAAGGCGGAGATCATTGGCCGCGCCGAAAAGGAGGTCAAGGAGATCCAGCAGCAGTACGTGTCGGGTCTGGTGACCTCGGGCGAGCGCTACAACAAGGTGGTGGACATCTGGGGCAAGGCCGGTGACGAAGTCTCCAAGGTCATGATGGCCCAGCTGGCCAAGGAAAAGACCATCGATCGCCACGGCAAGGAAGTGGACCAGGAGTCGTTCAACTCCATCTACATGATGGCCGACTCCGGCGCCCGCGGTTCGGCAGCGCAGATCCGCCAGCTGGCCGGCATGCGCGGCCTGATGGCCAAGCCCGACGGCTCCATCATCGAGACGCCCATCACGGCCAACTTCCGTGAAGGCCTGAACGTGCTGCAGTACTTCATCTCCACCCACGGCGCCCGAAAGGGCCTGGCGGACACGGCGCTGAAGACGGCCAACTCGGGCTACCTCACGCGCCGCCTGGTGGACGTGACGCAGGATCTGGTCGTGATCGAGCAGGATTGCAACACGCATGACGGCTCGATGATGCGCGCCATCGTTGAAGGCGGCGAGGTGATCGAATCGCTGCGCGACCGCATCCTGGGCCGCACCGCGGCTGACGATGTGCTGCACCCCGAGACCCGCGCCGTGCTGGTCAAGGCCGGTGACATGCTCGACGAGGACCTGATCGAGGAACTCGAGACGGTGGGCGTGGACGAAGTCAAGGTCCGCACCGCGCTGACCTGCGCCACGCGCTTCGGCATCTGCGCCAAGTGCTATGGCCGTGACCTGGGCCGCGGCGGCCTGATCAATATCGGCGAGGCGGTTGGTGTGATCGCCGCGCAGTCGATCGGCGAGCCCGGCACGCAGCTGACCATGCGGACCTTCCACATCGGTGGCGCCGCCTCGCGCGCCGCCATCGCCTCCAGCGTGGAAGCCAAGTCCAACGGCGTGATCGGCTTCAACGCCACGATGCGCTACGTGACCAACAGCAAGGGCGAACTGGTGGTGATCGCCCGTTCCGGCGAGATCGTCATCCATGACGAGCATGGCCGCGAGCGCGAGCGCCACAAGGTGCCTTATGGCGCGACGCTGACGGTCAAGGCCGACCAGCAGGTCAAGGCCGGCCATGTGCTGGCCAACTGGGACCCGCTGACGCGCCCCATCATCACCGAGTTCGCCGGCCAGACAAAGTTCGAGAACGTCGAAGAAGGCATGACCGTGGCCAAGCAGGTGGACGAGGTCACCGGCCTGTCCACGCTGGTGGTGATCGACCCCAAGCGCCGCGGCGCCGCCAAGGTCATCCGCCCGCAGGTCAAGCTGATCGATGCCACCGGCAACGAAGTGAAGATCCCCGGCACCGACCACTCGGTGACCATCGGCTTCCAGGTGGGCGCGCTGATCCAGGTGCGTGACGGCCAGGACGTGGGCCCCGGCGAAGTGCTGGCCCGCATCCCGATCGAAGGCCAGAAGACCCGCGACATCACCGGCGGTCTGCCGCGGGTGGCCGAGCTGTTCGAGGCGCGTTCGCCCAAGGACAAGGGCCTGCTCGCCGAGATGACCGGCACGGTGTCGTTCGGCAAGGAAACCAAGGGCAAGATCCGGCTGCAGATCACCGACCCCGAAGGCAAGGTCTGGGAAGACCTCGTGCCCAAGGAAAAGAACATCCTGGTGCACGAAGGCCAGGTGGTCAACAAGGGTGAGTCCGTGGTCGACGGTCCGGCCGATCCGCAGGACATCCTGCGCCTGCTGGGCTCCGAGGAACTGGCGCGCTACATCGTGGACGAAGTGCAGGACGTGTACCGCCTGCAGGGCGTGAAGATCAACGACAAGCACATCGAGGTGATCGTTCGCCAGATGCTGCGCCGTGTCGTGGTCGAGAACCCCGGCGAGTCCGGCTACATCGGCGGCGAGCAGGTCGAGCGGTCCGAAATGCTCGACACCAACGACGCCCTGCGCAAGGACGACAAGCTCCCGGCGACGTTCAGCAACCTGTTGCTGGGCATCACCAAGGCCTCGCTGTCCACCGACTCGTTCATCTCCGCGGCTTCCTTCCAGGAAACCACGCGCGTGCTGACCGAAGCCGCCATCATGGGCAAGCGCGACGAGCTGCGTGGCCTGAAGGAAAACGTCATCGTCGGCCGCCTGATCCCCGCGGGCACCGGCCTGGCCTACCACCAGGCGCGCAAGGTCAAGGACGCGATGGACGAGGCCGAGCGCCGCGCCATTGCCGAGGCTGAAGCCGCTGACCTGGCCACCGCCACCGAGGCCGCTCCGGCCGAAGGCGGCGAGGCACCGGCCGCCGACTGA